DNA sequence from the Pedobacter schmidteae genome:
GGAGGATTGTCTTTCTATCAGCGTAAAGAGATTAAAGACTTAATTGCTTATTTCAGGCTTACCTTTAATCCGGCAGATGAAGAGGCTATAAAAAGGGTGATCAATTATCCAAAAAGAGGGCTTGGCGATACTACTGTCGAAAAAATCAGTGTAGCTGCCGATCAACACAATATCACCATGTGGCAGGTTATCTGCAACCCGCAACAATACATACCTGGCCGTGTGGCCAATCAATTGAATGATTTTGCAGTAATGATACAAAGCTTTGCAGCAGAATCTAAAAAACAGGATGCCTATGAAACCGCCTTATATATTGCGCAACATTCAGGTATTTTGAAAGAATTGCATGCCGATCAGTCTGAAGAAGGTCGCGGTCGTCATGAAAACATTCAGGAATTGCTAAACGGGATCAAGGAATTTGGCGAAAGAGAAGACATTGAGGACCGTAGTCTTGCTGTTTTTATGCAGGATATTGCCTTGCTGACCAATGACGATAAAGCTGACGATAAAAACAAGGATACGGTTTCATTAATGACCATCCACTCTTCTAAAGGACTGGAATTCAAAAATGTTTTTGTTGTCGGACTGGAAGAAAACCTCTTCCCTTCTCAGATGTCGCTCAATTCAAGAACCGATCTGGAAGAAGAACGCAGGCTATTTTATGTCGCCGTAACCCGCGCCGAAAAGAAATTAACCCTTACGTATTCCACTTCACGCTACAGATGGGGCACACTCACCAATTGCGAGCCAAGCCGGTTTATTGACGAAATCAATGCCCGTTTCCTTGAAATTGAAGTGGCAAAACCAGCCAAAAGCAGTCTTGGTGACAACAGTTTTAACGACGAGAGACGTACCTGGACGCAGCAGCGTGATACTTTCAGCAAGCCTAAACTTAGTTCACCTGCCTCTACCGGAACCGTAAGTGCTTCGGCCCCGAGACCAAAAACAACCTCTTTATTACCTAAGGCACACGTACCTACACCGGGTTTTGCACCCGATGCAGCAGCCGACTTTCAAAATGGTATGGATGTAGAACACGAAAAATTTGGCTTTGGCAAGATCATTAGCCTGGAAGGCAGCCTACCCGACGTAAAAGCGACTGTATTTTTCCAGGGTTTGGGCAATAAACAGTTATTATTAAAATTTGCTAAGTTGCGAATTGTTAAATAAGCCTTATATTTACACCACTTACAGGTTGCCTGTGTAGTACTAAAACAAATAAAAAACTGATTGTAATACACAAAAAGCAGTATTTTGGCGTTATTTCTTAAATAACTATACCGCTGCAAATGGTTCTGAAAATGATTATAGCAACAGGCTGATCATAGATAACAGCACCATGATGAGTTGAAAATAAAACAAATAATAAACTCAGCATAAATCTGAACAATTAAAGAAATTAAAATATTAACGAAAACATAGTAGATGAATTTCGAATATAATACCACAAGAAGTGAGTTGATATTGGCCGAATATGGCCGTAATGTACAAAACATGGTAAAGTACATTATTGAACTTCCCGATCTTGAAGAACGCAATAAATACGCCCAGGCTGTAATCGATCTGATGGGCTTTTTAAACCCACATTTACGTGATGTAGCTGATTTCAAACATAAATTATGGGATCACCTGCACATCATTTCGGGTTATAAAATTGATGTAGACAGCCCCTACCCTAAACCAACTCCCGAAGATGCCATGGTAAAACCACAACATATCGGCTATCCTCAACAAAGAATTACCTATAAACACTATGGTAAAACAGTAGAGATGATGATCGAAAAAGCAAAGGAAGTGGAAGAACCGGAACGCAGGGCAGCAATGGTACAAGGTATAGCCAATTTTATGAAAATGGCCTATGTAACCTGGAACAAAGACAGCGTTGCCGATGAAACCATTTTAAAAAACCTGCGCGAATTATCGGGCGGGCAACTGCAACTGGATGAAAATGTGAACCTGAATAAAGTTGAATTTAAACCTCAGGCAAACAGGCCATCCAACAATAACAACAACCGCGGAAGAAACAATAACAAAGGCAGACAAAACAATAACAACCGTGCTGCACGCAATAACAATTCGAAACAACGTCATTAATCTTTCCTCTTTTTAGCATATACCTTAAAAAATAACATGAACGCATTTGAAATCATTGGTGGAAAGAAACTAAAAGGCGAAATTCAGCCACAAGGTGCAAAAAACGAGGCCTTGCAAATCATTTCTGCAGTTTTATTAACAGATCAGAAAGTTACCATCAGTAATATCCCCGACATTAAAGATGTAAACAAGCTTATTGAGCTTTTGGGAGATATGGGCGTAAGCATTGAACGCCTGAATAAAGATACCTATACTTTTCAAGCCAAAAATATCAACCTCGACTTTTTCCAGTCTGACATATTTAAAGCCAAAGGTGGTGGACTGAGAGGATCTATCATGATTGTAGGCCCACTTTTGGGACGTTTTGGAAAGGCCGCAATCCCTAAACCCGGGGGCGACAAAATAGGTCGCAGGAGACTGGACACTCATTTTATCGGATTTGAAAAATTGGGTGCAAAGTTTGTGTACGACAACAAAAAAGAGTTTTTCAACGTAGATGCCACCAATTTAAAAGGTGCTTATATTTTACTGGACGAAGCATCCGTAACGGGTACAGCAAACATTGTAATGGCTGCAGTATTGGCCAAAGGCACTACTACCATTTACAATGCCGCTTGTGAACCTTACCTGCAGCAATTGTGTAAAATGCTAAACCGCATGGGGGCCAAAATCTCTGGTGTTGGTTCTAACCTGCTCACTATTGAAGGTGTTAAAAAACTAGGTGGTACCGAACATCGGATGTTGCCGGATATGATAGAAATTGGTTCTTTTATAGGTTTGGCGGCTATGACCGAGTCGGAAATTACCATTAAAAATGTTTGCTACTCCGAACTAGGCGTGATTCCTGACGTATTTAAAAAATTAGGTATCAAATTCGAATTAAAAGGAGATGATATTTTTATCCCTTCGCAGAAACATTACGTAATTGAATCATTTATAGATGGTTCTATGCTAACCATTGCCGATTCTCCATGGCCGGGCTTTACCCCCGATCTGCTCAGTATTGTTCTTGTAGTAGCTACACAAGCCAGGGGAAATGTACTGATTCATCAAAAAATGTTTGAAAGCCGTTTGTTCTTTGTGGATAAACTGATAGATATGGGTGCACAGATCATTCTTTGCGATCCACACCGCGCTTCCGTAAACGGAATTGACAAAAAATATAAATTAAGAGGAATCAGTATGACCTCGCCAGATATTCGCGCAGGAGTTTCCTTGTTAATTGCCGCTTTATCTGCCGAAGGAAAATCGACAATTTTCAATATCGAACAAATTGAGCGTGGTTATCAGGATATTGACACCCGTCTGCGTGCCCTGGGCGCACAGATTAAACGTGTAGAAGCTTCGGCTCCAACGCATTAATTACATCATTGATCGAGACCATCGAAATCATATCCTATAAAAAAGGCCCCAATTGGGGCCTTTTTTATAGGATATGAGCCTGTATATTCAGCTCGTCATATTATCACCCAACTATTCTATTCCCTCATTATTACCCCGAAATCGCATTGATGATATCGTATTGGGTAATGATCTCAATTTTTCCTTGCTCATCTTCAACCAAAACCGCACTATTTTCTTTATTGATTAAAGAGGAAATACGATCTATCGAGGTATTCATATCTACAAAAGGGAATCCCGCCGACATGATTTGCTCTACAGGGGCTGATTTTAAGGAAGGATTTTCCAGCAGGGCTTTCAGGATATCACCCTCGGCCAGTTTGCCCACCACCATACCTTTCTGCGTAACAGGTATTTGCGAAATATTTAACGTATTCATGTTATTGATCGCTTCCAGAATTGTCTTTTCGCAATCAATTGTCACAATCTCTGTATCTTCTTTCTTTGCAATGATAGACCTTGCCGTTAGCTTTTCATCTTTCAAAAATCCACGCTCTCTTAACCAGTCTTCATTATACATTTTGCCCATATAACGGCTTCCGTGATCATGGAATATCACCACCACCACATCCTCAGGCTTCAGTTTATCCTTTAACTGCAACAAACCGGCAATAGCCGAACCTGCAGAATTACCTACAAAAATACCTTCCTTTCGGGCAATATCACGGGTCATCAAGGCAGCATCCTTATCCGTAACCTTTTCAAAAAGATCTATGATGTCGAAATCTACATTTTTAGGCAGGAAATCTTCACCAATACCTTCGGTAATGTAAGGATAGATTTCATTCTTATCCAATATTCCGGTTTCCTTATATTTTTTAAACACTGAACCATAGGTATCTATACCCCATACCTTGATATCCGGGTTCTGTTCTTTTAAATATTTTCCGGTACCTGAAATTGTTCCACCGGTACCTACGCCAACCACAAGATGAGTGATTTTGCCCTCCGTCTGCGCCCATATTTCGGGACCAGTCTGCTCATAATGTGCCAAAGAATTGGCCAGATTATCGTACTGATTAGGTTTCCATGAATTTGGAACCTCGCGTTCCAAACGCGAAGAAACAGAATAATAGGAACGTGGATCTTCAGGCTCCACGTTAGTAGGACAAACAATCACTTCTGCACCAAAAGCACGCAGGGCATCTACTTTTTCCTTCGACTGTTTATCAGTAGTAGTAAAAATACACTTGTATCCCTTTATAATGGCGGCCATAGCCAGTCCCATCCCTGTATTTCCAGATGTTCCCTCTATAATTGTGCCGCCTGGTTTTAACTTTCCGCTCTTTTCTGCTTCCTC
Encoded proteins:
- a CDS encoding pyridoxal-phosphate dependent enzyme; the encoded protein is MWYNNILETIGNTPLVKLNNITKEIPATVLAKIETTNPGNSIKDRMAVKMIEEAEKSGKLKPGGTIIEGTSGNTGMGLAMAAIIKGYKCIFTTTDKQSKEKVDALRAFGAEVIVCPTNVEPEDPRSYYSVSSRLEREVPNSWKPNQYDNLANSLAHYEQTGPEIWAQTEGKITHLVVGVGTGGTISGTGKYLKEQNPDIKVWGIDTYGSVFKKYKETGILDKNEIYPYITEGIGEDFLPKNVDFDIIDLFEKVTDKDAALMTRDIARKEGIFVGNSAGSAIAGLLQLKDKLKPEDVVVVIFHDHGSRYMGKMYNEDWLRERGFLKDEKLTARSIIAKKEDTEIVTIDCEKTILEAINNMNTLNISQIPVTQKGMVVGKLAEGDILKALLENPSLKSAPVEQIMSAGFPFVDMNTSIDRISSLINKENSAVLVEDEQGKIEIITQYDIINAISG
- the murA gene encoding UDP-N-acetylglucosamine 1-carboxyvinyltransferase — translated: MNAFEIIGGKKLKGEIQPQGAKNEALQIISAVLLTDQKVTISNIPDIKDVNKLIELLGDMGVSIERLNKDTYTFQAKNINLDFFQSDIFKAKGGGLRGSIMIVGPLLGRFGKAAIPKPGGDKIGRRRLDTHFIGFEKLGAKFVYDNKKEFFNVDATNLKGAYILLDEASVTGTANIVMAAVLAKGTTTIYNAACEPYLQQLCKMLNRMGAKISGVGSNLLTIEGVKKLGGTEHRMLPDMIEIGSFIGLAAMTESEITIKNVCYSELGVIPDVFKKLGIKFELKGDDIFIPSQKHYVIESFIDGSMLTIADSPWPGFTPDLLSIVLVVATQARGNVLIHQKMFESRLFFVDKLIDMGAQIILCDPHRASVNGIDKKYKLRGISMTSPDIRAGVSLLIAALSAEGKSTIFNIEQIERGYQDIDTRLRALGAQIKRVEASAPTH
- a CDS encoding ATP-dependent helicase, which translates into the protein MDYLAGLNPQQRAAVENTQGPAMIVAGAGSGKTRVITFRVAYLIQKGVDPFNILVLTFTNKASKDMRERIMKVVGPEAKNIWMGTFHSVFSKILRVEAEKIGYPSNFTIYDTDDSKSLIRTILREMQLDDKLYNPNFVYNRISSAKNNLVSHTEYMQSPEIQAEDISNKRPLIGVIYETYTKRCFKAGAMDFDDLLFKTNVLLKTHPDVLNKYQQKFKYLMVDEYQDTNFSQYTIVKKLAAAYQNICVVGDDAQSIYAFRGANIQNILNFERDYPDLKVYKLEQNYRSTQNIVEVANSIIANNKNQLEKNVFSDNESGDRIKVQRAFTDNEEGKMVADSIVQERSTKGYNYNDFAILYRTNAQSRAMEEALRKLNIPYKIYGGLSFYQRKEIKDLIAYFRLTFNPADEEAIKRVINYPKRGLGDTTVEKISVAADQHNITMWQVICNPQQYIPGRVANQLNDFAVMIQSFAAESKKQDAYETALYIAQHSGILKELHADQSEEGRGRHENIQELLNGIKEFGEREDIEDRSLAVFMQDIALLTNDDKADDKNKDTVSLMTIHSSKGLEFKNVFVVGLEENLFPSQMSLNSRTDLEEERRLFYVAVTRAEKKLTLTYSTSRYRWGTLTNCEPSRFIDEINARFLEIEVAKPAKSSLGDNSFNDERRTWTQQRDTFSKPKLSSPASTGTVSASAPRPKTTSLLPKAHVPTPGFAPDAAADFQNGMDVEHEKFGFGKIISLEGSLPDVKATVFFQGLGNKQLLLKFAKLRIVK
- a CDS encoding DUF4290 domain-containing protein — translated: MNFEYNTTRSELILAEYGRNVQNMVKYIIELPDLEERNKYAQAVIDLMGFLNPHLRDVADFKHKLWDHLHIISGYKIDVDSPYPKPTPEDAMVKPQHIGYPQQRITYKHYGKTVEMMIEKAKEVEEPERRAAMVQGIANFMKMAYVTWNKDSVADETILKNLRELSGGQLQLDENVNLNKVEFKPQANRPSNNNNNRGRNNNKGRQNNNNRAARNNNSKQRH